CCGCCAGTACGGGTGAGATAGCATTGGTGGTGCAAGATGCAGCTGACCAGAGGTCGGTGTCGTCTATCTCGAATTGTTTGTGGTTCAATCCATACACGATATTGGGCATATCCTTTCCAGGAGCAGTGAGGAGGGCTTTGCTTACTCCTTTGGCCTGCAAGTGACGGCCCAATTGCTCTTTGTCCCTATACACCCCGGTATTGTCAATGACCAAGGCATCTTCGATACCATACTTGGTGTAATCGATCTCCTCGGGGCTATTGGCCTCGATCAATTGTACGACTTGTCCATTGATGATCCATTGGTGATTCTCATGATCTTCAGTGACCACGCCACTGAAAGGTCCATGCACTGAATCCATTCTGAACAAGGCAGCACGTTTGGTGATCTGTGCAGAGTCGACCTTGCGCAGAACGATGGCCCGTAGGCGCAATTGCTGTCCAGACCCGCTCATGCGGATCAATTCTCTGGCACAGAGTCTACCGATACGTCCAAATCCATACAAGACCACGTCCTTGGGCTTGATATCGTGGCTGGATTGTCTCCCGATGAAGTTGGAGAGTTTGTCGTTCAAGAAATCCACCTTGGAGGGGTACTTGTCTCCTTCGGTCATCCACTCGTTGGAGAGACGCCCGATGTCGATCTTGGAAGGAGCCAGATCCATTTCGGTGAGTTTCATGGCCAGTTCCGAGGTGATACCGATATCGATGGGTTTGTTGACGATATCCTTGGCATACTCGTGAAGGTTGAGCAGATCAGGCACTCCCTGGTCTACCAATGGGGAGCGGAATAGAACGAGTTCTACATTCTGATCATACATGAGCTGACCGATGGCATTGAGCAGATCCACTGCTGCACGCTTCTTATCGATCCATTTAGCATTGGTCTGAATGATGGTATCCAATGTCATGATGTGAGATTGATTATGGGATTAAGTGATAAGTGTATTTATGACAATAAGGCCCTAAAAAGAAGAAAGCCTATCCGAGATAGGCTTTCAAAAGTTTGCTTTTAGACTGTTGTTTCAGTTTCCGTATGGCTTTCTCCTTGATCTGCCTGACGCGTTCCCGCGTGAGGTCGAATTTTTCTCCGATCTCATCCAGGGTGAGTCCGTGGTTCATTCCAATCCCGAAGAATAGGCGTATGACATCACGTTCTCTCTCAGAGAGGGTAGAGAGCGAGCGCTCCACTTCGTTCTGAAGGGATTCGCTGAGAAGTTTGCTATCGGCATCTGGAGAATCATCATTGATGAGTACATCCAGCAGAGAGTTACTATCACCATCATCGGTGAAAGGAGCATCCATGGAGATATGTCTTCCGCTCACTTTGAGCGATTGGGCCACCTTTTCTACAGGCAGGTCCAAGGCATGGGCGAGTTCTTCGGCAGATGGTGGTCTTTCGAATTCCTGCTCCAATTTGGAGAACATCTTGTTGATCTTGCTCAAAGAACCGACCTGGTTCAATGGCAGACGAACGATCCTGGATTGCTCGGCAAGAGCTTGAAGGATGGATTGACGGATCCACCATACTGCGTATGAGATGAATTTGAATCCACGGGTCTCGTCAAATCGCTGAGCTGCTTTGATCAGACCAAGGTTTCCTTCGTTGATCAGGTCAGGCAGACTGAGCCCCTGATTCTGATATTGTTTAGAGACGGATACCACGAAACGAAGATTGGCGCGAGTGAGTTTATCAAGGGCCCTTTGGTCTCCTTGCTTGATGCGTTGTGCCAGTTCTACTTCCTCCTGAGCGGTGATCAGTTCCTCCTTACTTATCTCCTGCAGGTATTTGTCTAATGATTGGCTTTCGCGATTAGTTATGGATTTCGTGATCTTAAGCTGTCTCATAGAGCGTGCAGAGTTTGAAGTTTAAGGTTACTACCAGTGTAGTTGGTAGAGTCCACAAAGGTACAATTTTCATGCCTTGCAGACAAGGTGCCGTATTGGCAGAAAAGCCCTGATGTGCATAATAAAACAAGGGATCGACCGAAGTCGACCCCTTGTGTGGAAATGATCTTTAGCACTAATAAACTGATTCAAAACAGATTAACAGATGAACGCGGTTTCATGGTTTGAGTCATGCAGGTTTATCAATGTTGTTAAGATCACATCCCGAAACCGTAGTAAGCCACTGTGCCGTTGGGATAAATCCCTTCTATCAGTACTCCTCCCTCCTTGGAGTCCAATAGTGCAGTGACGTCCTCAGGTCCCGTTACGCTTTTCTTGTCGATACGGGTGATGATGAAGCCTTCCTTGATCCCTGCTCTGCGGAATCTGCCTTGCCGGTCCTCCTTCAGTTTTGCTCCCGAAGTGATACCCAAACGGCTCAGATCCCCAGTACTCGGTCTCTCGAACAGACCACCCATCGCCATGTGATTTTCGACCTTTGTCGAAGGGATGATGGATGCATTCCCGTCCCGATCTCTGACAACAACGTCATAGGCTAGAAGCTTATTGCCCCGTTTGACAATAATCTCTACTTCATCTCCTGGACGGTAGGTGCTGATGCGTTCTTGAAGCTCGGGAACATTGTCAACGGGATGTCCAGAGACCTCCTTGATGATATCACCCACTTCGATACCTACTTCCGCAGCTGCACCGCCAGGTGTCAACCCTCGAACATAGACTCCCGTGACGTCTACAATTCCCAGTCTATCGGCTGTTTCTTGATTGAGATCCGAAATGCTCACCCCGATATAGGCCCGTTTCACATCACCGTATTCCAAAAGGTCATGCGCGACTTTCTGAACAATGCTGCTCGGTACAGCAAAGGAATAACCGCTGTAAGATCCCGTGCGCGAGGCAATGGCCGTATTGATGCCGATCAATTCCCCACGCGTATTGACCAAGGCACCACCGCTATTTCCCGGATTGACAGCAGCATCGGTCTGTATGAAGGATTCTACAGGGAAGATCTGTCGATTGGGATCATATTGTAGGATATTGATATTCCTGGCCTTGGCGCTGACGATTCCTGCGGTGACCGTACTGGTGAGGTTGAATGGATTTCCCACAGCCAATACCCATTCTCCGATGCGTACATCGTCCGAATCGCCAAAGCTCACAGAGGGCAGATCCTCTTCATCCACTTTGAGCAAGGCAAGATCGAATGCTGGATCGGCTCCGATGACTTCGGCCGCCAAGGTGCGATTATCATTCAGTGTCAATTGTATACGTGAGGCTCCCTCTACTACGTGATTGTTGGTGACGACATAGCCATCCGGTGAGATGATGACTCCACTACCGCTGGATTGTAGGGTCTGAGGAGCACCTTGACCGAACAGTTCGAACCAGGGATTCATCGATTGGGGATGGACCGTTTGTGTCTGAATGTGGACCACCGCATTGACGGTACGTTCTGCCGCTTGAGTGAAATCCAAAGCCTTCCCATCAGGTCCTACAGGGAAGTTGGCGTATTGCACCGGTGGGCTTTCCCGTTCGATGACCCGCACCGTGTCCTGAGGGCCGATCAATGTCTCATAGGCGACCAAAGTGAGGGCCGCTCCAAGTATGGCAGCTGCTGTAAATCCAAAGAATCTTTTCATGGTTCCTGACATTTTTGTTCGCTCATCATGCTATTCAAAAACTATTCCTTTCTTTTTCTAATGACAAGTGAATAACGCCAACCGTCCAGTCTTATTGACAGGATGTCATGTTAAAATCTGTTAATCATTCCATGACCCTTGTTCTCTTCAAGGTCACATTAAAAAATGTTCACTTTTGCTGGCGACATGCTTCTGCAGTTCTATAAATATCAGGGCACAGGAAACGACTTCATCATCATCGATGATCGGACCCAGGCCTTCAATGAATCGGCAGAACTGGTCCAAAGGCTCTGTGATCGTAGATTCGGTATCGGTTCAGATGGGGTCATGCTCATACGACCATCGGATAGGGCGGATCTACATCTGGATTTCTTGAATCCCGATGGCACCCGTAGCTTCTGCGGGAATGGAAGCCGATGCGGAATCCGCTTTGCCCATAGCTCAGGCATGATAGGTGACACCTGCAGTTTCGAGGCAGTGGATGGTATACATCAAGCCAAAGTGGAAGACAGTGTGATCTGTATCTCCATGAAAGATGTCGATCACATCCATTCCCATTCTCAAGGTACGGTCATCCATACTGGATCGCCACACCTGCTTCTGCCCACAGAAGATGTAGAGAATGTGAAGGTCAAAGAAGAAGGCTCCTCGATCCGCTATTCGGACGATTTCAGAGAAGAAGGAATCAACGTGAATTTCATCCAGATAAACGATGAACGCTCTCTTGATATCCGCACCTATGAGCGGGGAGTAGAAGATGAGACCCTTTCTTGTGGTACCGGAGTCACCGCTGCTGCCATCTACTTGGCCGAGTTGAAACAGCTCACTGAGGGCCCGATCCACGTGAGAAGTAGAGGAGGTGATCTAGAGGTAGATTTCAAGAAACGAGAATCGGACTACGTGGACATCTGGCTCC
The genomic region above belongs to Flavobacteriales bacterium and contains:
- a CDS encoding glyceraldehyde-3-phosphate dehydrogenase, with the protein product MTLDTIIQTNAKWIDKKRAAVDLLNAIGQLMYDQNVELVLFRSPLVDQGVPDLLNLHEYAKDIVNKPIDIGITSELAMKLTEMDLAPSKIDIGRLSNEWMTEGDKYPSKVDFLNDKLSNFIGRQSSHDIKPKDVVLYGFGRIGRLCARELIRMSGSGQQLRLRAIVLRKVDSAQITKRAALFRMDSVHGPFSGVVTEDHENHQWIINGQVVQLIEANSPEEIDYTKYGIEDALVIDNTGVYRDKEQLGRHLQAKGVSKALLTAPGKDMPNIVYGLNHKQFEIDDTDLWSAASCTTNAISPVLAVIDNAFGIDKGHIETVHAYTNDQNLLDNFHKKERRGRSAAINMVITETGAGKAVTKVMPHFENKLTANAVRVPTPNGSLAIMHLSLNTQVDKDAVNAALKKAALEGDLVNQIRYSIEPELVSNDIIGNICCSVFDSPATLVSNDGMNTTVYVWYDNEFGYTKQVLRLAKYISKVRRLIYY
- a CDS encoding RNA polymerase sigma factor RpoD/SigA, whose protein sequence is MRQLKITKSITNRESQSLDKYLQEISKEELITAQEEVELAQRIKQGDQRALDKLTRANLRFVVSVSKQYQNQGLSLPDLINEGNLGLIKAAQRFDETRGFKFISYAVWWIRQSILQALAEQSRIVRLPLNQVGSLSKINKMFSKLEQEFERPPSAEELAHALDLPVEKVAQSLKVSGRHISMDAPFTDDGDSNSLLDVLINDDSPDADSKLLSESLQNEVERSLSTLSERERDVIRLFFGIGMNHGLTLDEIGEKFDLTRERVRQIKEKAIRKLKQQSKSKLLKAYLG
- a CDS encoding PDZ domain-containing protein, producing MSGTMKRFFGFTAAAILGAALTLVAYETLIGPQDTVRVIERESPPVQYANFPVGPDGKALDFTQAAERTVNAVVHIQTQTVHPQSMNPWFELFGQGAPQTLQSSGSGVIISPDGYVVTNNHVVEGASRIQLTLNDNRTLAAEVIGADPAFDLALLKVDEEDLPSVSFGDSDDVRIGEWVLAVGNPFNLTSTVTAGIVSAKARNINILQYDPNRQIFPVESFIQTDAAVNPGNSGGALVNTRGELIGINTAIASRTGSYSGYSFAVPSSIVQKVAHDLLEYGDVKRAYIGVSISDLNQETADRLGIVDVTGVYVRGLTPGGAAAEVGIEVGDIIKEVSGHPVDNVPELQERISTYRPGDEVEIIVKRGNKLLAYDVVVRDRDGNASIIPSTKVENHMAMGGLFERPSTGDLSRLGITSGAKLKEDRQGRFRRAGIKEGFIITRIDKKSVTGPEDVTALLDSKEGGVLIEGIYPNGTVAYYGFGM
- a CDS encoding diaminopimelate epimerase; translation: MFTFAGDMLLQFYKYQGTGNDFIIIDDRTQAFNESAELVQRLCDRRFGIGSDGVMLIRPSDRADLHLDFLNPDGTRSFCGNGSRCGIRFAHSSGMIGDTCSFEAVDGIHQAKVEDSVICISMKDVDHIHSHSQGTVIHTGSPHLLLPTEDVENVKVKEEGSSIRYSDDFREEGINVNFIQINDERSLDIRTYERGVEDETLSCGTGVTAAAIYLAELKQLTEGPIHVRSRGGDLEVDFKKRESDYVDIWLLGPAERVYEGSIEI